In Erpetoichthys calabaricus chromosome 2, fErpCal1.3, whole genome shotgun sequence, a genomic segment contains:
- the LOC127526634 gene encoding uncharacterized protein K02A2.6-like, with protein MQCWALFLGGHRYKIEYKRTACHTNADGLPRLPLEAEKDEFGDEETIDMISISQIESLPITADMVKTETKHDKILSQVYAATLNDWTAQHKSLLAAYYSRRDEIALNAGCVMWGLRTIVSTKLRHRVLEELHKGHLGVVKMKALARSFVWWPGIDEDIEKLAQQCSGSQMVQNEPERAPLHPWEWPTLPWHRLDIDFAGTFMGTTFLVVVDACSKWPEVFTMSSTTSHTIEVLSDLFARTGVPQQLVSDNGPQFTATDFQVFLRRSGIWHITPAPWHPATNGLAERFVQSLKRAL; from the coding sequence ATGCAGTGCTGGGCTTTGTTTTTAGGTGGACACAGGTACAAGATCGAGTACAAACGTACAGCCTGCCATACAAATGCAGATGGGTTGCCACGACTGCCACTGGAGGCTGAAAAAGATGAGTTTGGAGATGAGGAAACAATAGATATGATCTCCATCAGCCAGATTGAAAGTCTGCCCATCACGGCAGACATGGTAAAAACGGAAACAAAACATGACAAGATCCTGTCTCAGGTGTATGCTGCCACACTGAATGATTGGACAGCCCAGCACAAATCCTTGCTGGCTGCATATTACTCGAGACGTGATGAAATTGCCTTAAATGCTGGATGTGTGATGTGGGGGTTAAGAACCATTGTATCCACTAAACTAAGACACAGAGTATTAGAAGAGCTTCACAAGGGCCATCTAGGTGTGGTAAAAATGAAGGCACTTGCCAGAAGTTTTGTGTGGTGGCCAGGCATTGATGAAGACATCGAGAAATTAGCGCAGCAATGTAGTGGCAGCCAGATGGTTCAGAATGAGCCAGAACGTGCACCACTTCACCCATGGGAATGGCCTACATTACCTTGGCACCGGCTGGATATCGACTTTGCAGGAACATTCATGGGGACAACCTTCCTGGTGGTAGTTGACGCATGCTCTAAATGGCCAGAGGTTTTCACTATGAGCTCCACCACTTCTCACACCATTGAAGTACTGAGTGATTTATTTGCTAGAACTGGAGTTCCACAACAACTAGTGAGTGACAATGGACCCCAGTTCACAGCAACAGATTTCCAGGTATTCCTTCGCAGAAGTGGCATATGGCACATCACACCTGCCCCATGGCATCCAGCCACAAATGGCCTGGCAGAGAGGTTTGTGCAAAGTTTGAAACGAGCCCTTTGA